One Thermosipho atlanticus DSM 15807 DNA window includes the following coding sequences:
- a CDS encoding ferritin-like domain-containing protein yields the protein MKSINIVNMAINVEKQGEFFYKELAKVVNKKFTDTLLELAEQEKQHAEVFIKLADTKEWDEIDSYISSYASVYIIPDLERIVESFDKRNLNSIFELAIEIEKDSIILYYELKEQVNDNDIKNLIKKIIEQEKSHIKKIIEMKNNF from the coding sequence ATGAAATCTATAAATATAGTAAATATGGCTATTAACGTAGAAAAACAAGGTGAATTTTTTTACAAAGAACTTGCAAAAGTTGTTAACAAAAAATTTACTGATACTTTGTTGGAACTTGCTGAACAGGAAAAACAGCACGCTGAGGTGTTTATCAAACTTGCTGATACAAAAGAGTGGGATGAAATAGATTCTTACATTTCTTCGTATGCAAGTGTCTATATAATTCCTGATCTTGAAAGGATTGTTGAATCATTTGATAAGAGGAATTTAAATTCAATCTTCGAACTAGCAATTGAAATTGAAAAGGATTCAATAATTTTATATTATGAATTAAAAGAACAGGTAAATGATAATGACATAAAGAATTTAATCAAAAAAATCATCGAACAAGAAAAGTCCCACATTAAAAAAATTATTGAAATGAAAAATAATTTTTAA
- a CDS encoding RrF2 family transcriptional regulator — translation MFGKCQKDIRYSVRILIRLSLEEKPINSKAISELENISRKYAMKLLFYLKEANLVKTIRGKNGGYTLVKDPHEIYLIDITRTFKSNIEIVSCPKDCPNHNFCKARKFWKWLNKEVFKLLSSTSLKDIIDGNFKNYFSFQ, via the coding sequence GTGTTTGGAAAATGCCAAAAAGACATTAGATACTCAGTAAGAATTTTAATTAGGCTCTCTCTCGAAGAAAAACCAATAAATTCAAAAGCAATTTCTGAACTTGAAAACATTTCTCGGAAATATGCTATGAAACTTCTTTTTTATTTGAAAGAAGCCAATTTAGTGAAAACTATTCGAGGAAAAAATGGTGGTTATACTCTTGTAAAAGACCCACATGAAATATATTTAATAGACATAACTAGGACCTTTAAAAGTAACATAGAAATTGTTAGTTGTCCAAAAGATTGTCCAAATCACAATTTTTGCAAAGCTAGAAAGTTCTGGAAATGGTTAAATAAAGAAGTTTTTAAATTACTTTCCTCAACCTCTTTAAAAGACATAATAGATGGTAATTTTAAAAATTATTTTTCATTTCAATAA
- the menA gene encoding 1,4-dihydroxy-2-naphthoate octaprenyltransferase gives MKKILIAVRPFSFIASFLPVTAGALLAGKFNFSLYIISLFSAILIQAGVNTTNDYFDYMKGVDDKESLGSSGLLIHGKATPQEIISISIVCYILAVVLGLYLVKKVGSGLIWYGVIGIIFGYFYTGKPLQLKYKAFGMFQVFILMGPLMVLGSYYVQTQKFSYKALLLSIPIGIFTDLILHANDIRDSQYDKKAGIKTLAILIGDKNATYLYIFLTIIAYFFLTILYFLKVFTPFIFLSVAVLPIYFKVYKLIKEKSEKKKAPHEVANVDKMTALAQIIITGIVVISMMR, from the coding sequence ATGAAAAAAATATTAATTGCAGTCAGACCATTTTCTTTTATTGCATCTTTTTTACCTGTAACTGCTGGTGCCTTATTGGCTGGAAAGTTCAATTTTTCACTTTATATTATATCACTTTTTTCAGCTATTTTGATTCAGGCAGGGGTGAATACTACTAACGATTATTTTGATTATATGAAAGGAGTAGATGACAAAGAATCGCTGGGCTCCAGTGGTCTACTTATCCATGGAAAAGCAACCCCTCAGGAAATAATAAGTATAAGTATTGTATGTTATATTTTAGCGGTAGTTTTAGGATTATATCTTGTTAAAAAGGTAGGCTCAGGGTTAATATGGTACGGTGTTATAGGAATTATTTTTGGCTATTTTTATACTGGCAAGCCTTTGCAATTGAAATATAAAGCTTTTGGAATGTTCCAAGTATTCATACTTATGGGTCCGTTAATGGTTTTAGGTTCTTATTATGTTCAAACACAAAAATTTTCGTATAAAGCTTTATTGCTTTCTATTCCAATTGGGATTTTTACTGATTTAATATTGCATGCCAACGATATTAGAGATTCTCAATATGATAAAAAAGCTGGTATAAAAACTTTAGCTATTTTAATAGGGGATAAAAATGCAACATATTTGTATATTTTTCTTACGATTATTGCTTACTTTTTCTTAACTATCCTGTATTTTTTGAAAGTATTTACTCCTTTTATATTTTTAAGTGTTGCAGTTTTGCCAATATATTTTAAGGTTTATAAACTAATCAAAGAAAAAAGTGAAAAGAAAAAAGCTCCTCATGAGGTAGCAAATGTTGATAAAATGACAGCTTTGGCACAAATCATTATTACAGGGATTGTTGTAATTTCCATGATGAGGTGA
- a CDS encoding CPBP family intramembrane glutamic endopeptidase, whose product METVRKIKYESFVIMLVFLFIGFYFAFQVDIFDFWIRMTSMTFILGIFAIMLNGKANIVPNRLELPIILIVSVLSYVLFLFFDLISFFVPLFKEHIVLVYNLANEQNILVIIFCLIIISFFEEIIWRGFITEFLLQNMDIAPALIISSILYSVVHIFTGNVALMAGAFFLGLIMGFIYIFTGKVSTTAFIHAIWGILIFVIFPLN is encoded by the coding sequence GTGGAAACAGTTAGAAAAATAAAATACGAAAGTTTTGTGATCATGCTTGTATTTTTGTTTATTGGTTTTTATTTCGCATTTCAAGTTGATATATTTGATTTTTGGATTCGTATGACATCGATGACTTTTATTTTAGGTATTTTCGCTATTATGTTAAATGGCAAAGCTAATATTGTTCCCAACAGATTAGAACTCCCTATCATTTTGATAGTGAGTGTTTTGAGCTATGTTCTGTTTTTATTTTTCGATTTAATATCTTTTTTTGTTCCGCTATTTAAAGAACATATTGTTTTGGTTTATAACCTTGCGAACGAGCAAAATATCTTGGTAATTATTTTTTGTTTGATAATAATATCTTTTTTTGAAGAGATAATTTGGAGAGGTTTTATTACAGAATTTTTACTACAGAATATGGATATTGCACCTGCATTAATTATTTCTTCAATATTGTACTCTGTTGTTCACATTTTTACGGGAAATGTTGCTCTTATGGCTGGGGCATTTTTCTTAGGGTTAATTATGGGATTTATTTATATATTTACAGGAAAGGTAAGCACTACCGCTTTTATACATGCGATTTGGGGTATATTAATTTTTGTTATTTTCCCGCTAAATTAA